One genomic segment of Burkholderia multivorans ATCC BAA-247 includes these proteins:
- the hpaH gene encoding 2-oxo-hept-4-ene-1,7-dioate hydratase, with protein MLDTATIDALAQRLHDAERERTQIRQISLDHPDITIDDAYAIQRAWVALKLAEGRTLKGHKIGLTSKAMQNTSQIDEPDYGALLDDMFFEDGGTIPTDRFIVPRVEVELAFVLGKRLSGPNCTIFDVYDAVDYVVPALEIIDARSQSIDPDTQRPRKVFDTIADNAANAGVVIGGRPVKPHDVDLRWVAAIMSRNGVVEETGVAAGVLNHPANGVAWLANRLARFDVALERGQIVLGGSFTRPCAARRGDTFSVDYGPLGTIQCYFG; from the coding sequence ATGCTCGATACCGCCACCATCGATGCGCTCGCGCAGCGTCTGCACGACGCCGAACGCGAACGCACGCAAATCCGCCAGATCTCGCTCGACCATCCGGACATCACGATCGACGACGCATATGCGATCCAGCGCGCGTGGGTCGCGCTGAAGCTCGCGGAAGGCCGCACGCTGAAGGGGCACAAGATCGGCCTCACGTCGAAGGCGATGCAGAACACGTCGCAGATCGACGAGCCCGACTACGGCGCGCTGCTCGACGACATGTTCTTCGAAGACGGCGGCACGATTCCGACCGATCGCTTCATCGTGCCGCGCGTCGAGGTCGAACTCGCGTTCGTGCTCGGCAAGCGCCTGAGCGGCCCGAACTGCACGATCTTCGACGTCTACGACGCGGTGGACTACGTGGTGCCCGCGCTCGAGATCATCGACGCGCGCAGCCAGTCGATCGATCCCGACACGCAGCGTCCGCGCAAGGTGTTCGACACGATCGCCGACAACGCGGCGAACGCGGGCGTCGTCATCGGCGGGCGGCCGGTGAAGCCGCACGACGTCGATCTGCGTTGGGTCGCGGCCATCATGTCGCGCAACGGCGTGGTCGAGGAAACGGGCGTCGCGGCGGGCGTGCTGAATCACCCGGCGAACGGCGTCGCGTGGCTCGCGAACCGGCTCGCGCGCTTCGACGTCGCGCTCGAGCGCGGCCAGATCGTGCTCGGCGGGTCGTTTACGCGGCCGTGCGCGGCGCGCCGCGGCGACACCTTCAGTGTCGACTACGGCCCGCTCGGAACGATTCAGTGCTACTTCGGGTGA
- the hpaI gene encoding 4-hydroxy-2-oxoheptanedioate aldolase → MQMPTNTFKAALVRGDAQIGLWLGLANPYSAEIVAGAGFDWLLIDGEHAPNTVPSIVAQLQAIAPYRSQPVVRVPWNDPVIVKQVLDLGAQTLLVPMVQSADEARAAVAATRYPPHGIRGVGSALARASRWNRVGDYLHRANDEMAVLVQVETRAGLDAIEAIARVEGVDGVFIGPADLAADLGHLGNPGHPDVQAAIDGAIRAIKAAGKAPGILSADEAAARRYLEAGALFVAVGVDTTLLARSAERLAAQFKGKAGEVVKKGDGTY, encoded by the coding sequence ATGCAGATGCCGACGAATACGTTCAAGGCCGCGCTCGTGCGCGGCGACGCGCAGATCGGGCTGTGGCTCGGTCTGGCCAATCCGTACAGTGCCGAAATCGTCGCGGGCGCCGGTTTCGACTGGCTGCTGATCGACGGCGAGCACGCGCCGAATACCGTGCCGTCGATCGTCGCGCAGCTGCAGGCGATCGCGCCGTATCGGTCGCAGCCGGTCGTGCGCGTGCCGTGGAACGATCCGGTGATCGTCAAGCAGGTGCTCGATCTCGGTGCGCAGACGCTGCTCGTGCCGATGGTGCAAAGCGCCGACGAAGCGCGCGCGGCGGTGGCCGCCACACGCTATCCGCCACACGGGATTCGCGGCGTCGGCAGCGCGCTCGCGCGTGCGTCGCGGTGGAATCGCGTGGGCGACTACCTGCATCGCGCGAACGACGAGATGGCCGTGCTCGTGCAGGTCGAGACGCGCGCGGGGCTCGACGCGATCGAGGCGATTGCGCGTGTCGAAGGGGTGGACGGCGTGTTCATAGGGCCCGCGGACCTGGCCGCCGATCTCGGGCACCTCGGCAATCCCGGGCATCCGGACGTGCAGGCCGCGATCGACGGCGCGATCCGGGCGATCAAGGCGGCCGGGAAGGCGCCGGGGATTCTCAGTGCGGATGAGGCGGCGGCGCGGCGTTATCTGGAAGCGGGGGCGCTGTTCGTGGCGGTCGGCGTCGATACGACGTTGCTGGCGAGGAGTGCGGAGCGGTTGGCGGCGCAGTTCAAGGGGAAGGCGGGCGAGGTTGTGAAGAAGGGGGATGGGACGTATTGA
- a CDS encoding 5-carboxymethyl-2-hydroxymuconate Delta-isomerase codes for MPHIVVEYTANIRADARIPALLRTINATLIAQGGVFPIGGIRSRAIELHDYCVADGTEDDAFVHVTLKIGAGRSEATKRAACDALFDAIKAHFAELYAKRYLALSMELTEFSESGSYKHNNIHARYKRAD; via the coding sequence ATGCCGCACATCGTCGTCGAATATACGGCGAACATCCGCGCCGACGCCCGCATCCCCGCGCTGCTGCGCACGATCAACGCGACGTTGATCGCGCAGGGCGGCGTGTTTCCGATCGGCGGGATTCGTTCGCGCGCGATCGAACTGCACGACTACTGCGTGGCCGACGGCACCGAAGACGACGCGTTCGTGCACGTGACGCTGAAGATCGGCGCCGGGCGCAGCGAGGCGACGAAGCGCGCCGCATGCGACGCGTTGTTCGATGCGATCAAGGCGCATTTCGCCGAGCTGTATGCGAAGCGTTATCTCGCGCTGTCGATGGAGCTGACCGAGTTCAGCGAAAGCGGCTCGTACAAGCACAACAACATCCACGCCCGCTACAAGCGGGCCGACTGA
- a CDS encoding DUF6402 family protein — translation MAMAPPWKELPVKQSAPVVPAGKRDSLDKMVDDIERIANAFSRFRKWLDTPVPPDQPKAEGNKKEVPPFDIQQIPDAMRKEHMPISARLMERWFSGELNYSVTLEDQRNEINQKGELYSESMIDRTTIKMDWVLRHARAKKQYDRLVNFDIYGLRAYETLKDILGRYRSRGDVSPWTVSDYDIRKLHREFQFQRAAVESSFEQKALQAARRLPDAGVPDDLTGALGAFNFYAAVAGVTFDVGNRKATVTHIVVYVRDGYSFEGAADSRSQYLGHWSKNGVAIVPSYVAANLADQPWFDFPIVVGSTIANLYEPGKVYYPVRNRSFRELQATHRQGGDFIIFSDYRPIMLNKP, via the coding sequence ATGGCAATGGCTCCCCCGTGGAAAGAGTTGCCCGTCAAGCAATCGGCACCCGTTGTCCCGGCCGGTAAGCGCGACTCGCTCGACAAGATGGTGGACGACATCGAAAGGATTGCGAATGCATTTTCACGCTTCCGAAAGTGGCTGGATACGCCTGTCCCACCCGACCAACCGAAGGCGGAAGGAAATAAAAAAGAAGTGCCGCCTTTTGACATTCAGCAGATTCCTGATGCTATGCGCAAAGAGCATATGCCGATTTCTGCAAGGTTGATGGAACGATGGTTTTCCGGGGAACTTAACTATTCGGTTACGTTGGAGGATCAGCGTAACGAGATCAATCAAAAAGGTGAACTCTATTCTGAATCGATGATCGATCGGACCACCATAAAAATGGACTGGGTTCTCAGGCATGCGCGCGCAAAGAAGCAATACGATCGTCTCGTAAATTTCGATATATATGGCTTGCGTGCGTATGAAACCCTTAAGGATATCCTTGGTCGTTACCGTAGTCGCGGAGACGTATCGCCTTGGACGGTCAGCGACTACGATATCCGCAAGCTACACAGGGAATTCCAGTTCCAGCGAGCGGCGGTAGAGAGTTCCTTTGAACAGAAGGCTTTGCAGGCCGCGAGACGTCTACCCGATGCTGGTGTCCCTGACGATCTGACGGGCGCGTTGGGGGCGTTCAACTTCTATGCTGCGGTAGCGGGCGTTACTTTCGACGTCGGTAACAGAAAAGCGACGGTCACGCACATTGTCGTATATGTCCGGGACGGTTATTCCTTTGAAGGGGCCGCGGATTCGCGGTCGCAGTACTTGGGCCACTGGAGCAAAAACGGTGTGGCGATCGTACCGAGCTACGTTGCAGCAAATCTCGCGGATCAGCCGTGGTTCGACTTTCCGATAGTAGTAGGCAGTACGATCGCTAATCTCTATGAGCCAGGGAAAGTCTACTATCCTGTCCGGAATCGCTCGTTCCGCGAATTGCAAGCCACGCACCGTCAAGGCGGCGACTTCATCATATTTTCCGACTATAGGCCGATCATGTTGAATAAACCATAA
- a CDS encoding quinone oxidoreductase family protein, whose product MKAAVVKGPGEGPVFMEFDAPHAQPAHRLIDVTASAVSRLAQGRASGAHYSFDGRYPFVVGVDGVGRLDDGQRVYFFSAAAPFGAMAERTIVPDTQWVPLPDDLDDVTAAAIANPAMSSWAALTERARMTVGETVLVNGATGTSGRLAVRVAKHLGAATVIATGRNTAALDALLDAGADAVVPLQQDAAALARALEPHWRADVDVVLDYLWGETARTLLVSAAQNMPAGRTLRFVQIGSMGGGDVSLPGAVLRAAAIELMGSGLGSVPLPRLIAVARGVFDAAARARLTLDTRVVPLSAVGAHWNDTSSAVRTVFTMGAER is encoded by the coding sequence ATGAAGGCAGCAGTCGTGAAGGGTCCGGGCGAAGGGCCGGTCTTTATGGAATTCGACGCGCCGCACGCGCAGCCGGCTCACCGGCTGATCGACGTGACGGCGTCGGCGGTGAGCCGGCTGGCGCAGGGGCGCGCGTCCGGCGCGCACTACTCGTTCGACGGGCGCTATCCGTTCGTCGTCGGCGTCGACGGCGTCGGGCGGCTCGACGACGGGCAGCGCGTCTACTTCTTCAGCGCCGCGGCGCCGTTCGGCGCGATGGCCGAGCGCACGATCGTGCCCGATACGCAGTGGGTGCCGCTGCCGGACGATCTCGACGACGTCACGGCCGCCGCGATCGCGAATCCGGCGATGTCGTCGTGGGCCGCGCTGACCGAACGCGCGCGCATGACGGTTGGCGAGACGGTGCTCGTCAACGGCGCGACGGGCACGTCGGGCCGGCTCGCGGTGCGGGTCGCAAAGCACCTCGGCGCCGCGACGGTGATCGCGACGGGACGCAACACGGCCGCGCTCGATGCGTTGCTGGACGCCGGTGCGGATGCCGTCGTGCCGCTGCAGCAGGACGCGGCCGCGCTCGCGCGTGCGCTCGAGCCCCACTGGCGTGCGGACGTCGACGTCGTGCTCGACTATCTCTGGGGCGAGACCGCGCGCACGCTGCTGGTGAGCGCCGCGCAAAACATGCCGGCGGGCCGCACGCTGCGCTTTGTGCAGATCGGCTCGATGGGCGGCGGCGACGTGTCGCTGCCGGGCGCCGTGCTGCGCGCCGCGGCGATCGAACTGATGGGCAGCGGGCTCGGCAGCGTGCCGCTGCCGCGGTTGATCGCGGTCGCGCGCGGCGTGTTCGACGCCGCCGCACGCGCACGACTGACGCTCGACACACGCGTGGTGCCGCTGTCGGCGGTCGGCGCACACTGGAACGATACGAGCAGTGCCGTTCGTACGGTGTTCACGATGGGAGCGGAACGCTGA
- a CDS encoding ABC transporter ATP-binding protein has product MDKLIVDDLHLSYGANPILKGVSFELKAGEVVCLLGASGSGKTTLLRAVAGLEQPSDGRIQLDDRVFFDGAQRVDLPVEQRSLGLVFQSYALWPHRTVADNVGYGLKLRRVAAAEQKRRVQNALEQLGLAHLAERFPHQLSGGQQQRVAIARALVYNPPVILLDEPLSNLDAKLREEARAWLRELIVSLGLSALCVTHDQTEAMAMSDRILLLRNGRIEQEGTPAELYGAPRSLYTAEFMGSNNRIDARVAAVDGDCVTLAGDGWELRALARDTLAPGQDAQAVIRLERVQVADGPGANRLQADLVTSMYLGDRWEYLFHCGDMRLRAFGHAPRAAGKHWIEFPANDCWAFAKAG; this is encoded by the coding sequence ATGGATAAGCTCATCGTCGACGATCTGCATCTCAGCTACGGCGCCAATCCGATCCTGAAAGGCGTGTCGTTCGAACTGAAGGCCGGCGAAGTCGTGTGTCTGCTCGGCGCGTCGGGCAGCGGCAAGACGACGCTGCTGCGCGCGGTGGCCGGCCTCGAACAGCCGTCCGACGGCCGCATCCAGCTCGACGATCGCGTGTTCTTCGACGGCGCGCAGCGCGTCGATCTGCCCGTCGAGCAGCGCTCGCTCGGCCTCGTGTTCCAGTCATATGCGCTGTGGCCGCATCGCACCGTCGCCGACAACGTCGGCTACGGCCTGAAGCTGCGCCGCGTCGCCGCGGCCGAACAGAAACGCCGCGTGCAGAACGCGCTCGAGCAGCTCGGCCTCGCGCACCTCGCGGAACGCTTTCCGCATCAGCTGTCGGGCGGCCAGCAGCAGCGCGTGGCGATCGCGCGCGCACTCGTCTACAACCCGCCCGTGATCCTGCTCGACGAGCCGCTCTCGAACCTCGACGCGAAGCTGCGCGAGGAAGCGCGCGCGTGGCTGCGCGAGCTGATCGTGTCGCTCGGGCTGTCCGCGCTCTGCGTGACGCACGACCAGACCGAGGCGATGGCGATGTCAGACCGCATCCTGCTGCTGCGCAACGGCCGCATCGAGCAGGAAGGCACGCCAGCCGAGCTGTACGGCGCGCCGCGCTCGCTGTATACGGCCGAGTTCATGGGCAGCAACAACCGGATCGACGCGCGTGTCGCGGCCGTCGACGGCGACTGCGTGACGCTCGCCGGCGACGGCTGGGAGCTGCGCGCGCTCGCGCGCGACACGCTCGCGCCGGGCCAGGATGCGCAGGCCGTGATCCGCCTCGAACGCGTGCAGGTCGCCGACGGCCCCGGCGCCAACCGGCTGCAGGCCGACCTCGTCACGTCGATGTATCTCGGCGATCGCTGGGAATACCTGTTCCATTGCGGCGACATGCGGCTGCGCGCGTTCGGCCACGCGCCGCGTGCGGCGGGCAAGCACTGGATCGAGTTTCCGGCCAACGACTGCTGGGCGTTCGCGAAAGCGGGCTGA
- a CDS encoding PIN domain-containing protein encodes MTHSPFTAIYDACVLYPAPLRDFLMRLALSGCFRARWSAHITDEWKRNLLDNRPDLTAEQLDRTSSLMDRAIPDAVVTGYESLIAGLVLPDADDRHVLAAAIRCNASVIVTFNRKDFPEEALLPYGIEAQHPDEFVDDLFDLEPAVVVAAARRQREALKQPPLTADRYLEILRRQGMVQTCQSLDAYRALL; translated from the coding sequence ATGACGCATTCGCCATTTACGGCGATCTACGATGCCTGTGTGCTTTATCCCGCGCCGCTTCGCGATTTCCTGATGCGGCTGGCGTTGAGTGGATGTTTCCGGGCGCGGTGGAGCGCACATATTACCGACGAGTGGAAGCGCAATCTGTTGGACAACCGTCCGGATTTGACAGCGGAACAGCTTGATCGAACCTCAAGTTTGATGGATCGAGCGATACCGGATGCCGTCGTGACCGGTTATGAATCGTTGATTGCCGGGCTTGTTCTCCCGGATGCCGACGATCGTCACGTGCTTGCCGCTGCAATCCGTTGCAACGCCAGCGTGATCGTGACGTTCAATCGAAAGGACTTTCCGGAAGAGGCGTTGTTGCCGTACGGCATCGAGGCCCAGCATCCAGACGAGTTCGTCGATGATCTTTTCGACCTCGAACCCGCGGTGGTCGTTGCGGCCGCGCGACGACAGCGAGAGGCGCTTAAACAACCACCGTTGACTGCAGACCGGTACCTCGAGATCTTGCGACGACAAGGCATGGTGCAGACGTGTCAGTCGCTCGACGCCTATCGAGCACTTCTTTGA
- a CDS encoding porin, protein MKSRSLRAAVLTGSAAVAGLAAGAAHAQSSVTLYGIMDAGIEYTNHAAPEGGSSVKLKSGNKNTSRWGLRGVEDLGGGLKAVFRLESGIDLANGALDDGPDSIFARRATVGLKGKWGELTLGRNYTVTYDYLLPFDPMGYAQNYSWASASMATGGRKDGMFTRSSNAVRYDGEFSGFKFGALYGFGNVPGSVKTSSKYDVALGYESGPFAAVVTFDRQNGAADSVTPADTVNYIQGIHAGLSYDFGNLKTMAGYRNYRRTFHTSAANQLSDTYWLGGSYQFTPTFSLIAAVYHQDIKGGTDADPTLVSMRANYALSKRTMLYLSGAFAIAKHDQKLGVSRDFAGYGTTQVGVTAGIQQRF, encoded by the coding sequence ATGAAGTCACGTTCCCTTCGCGCCGCCGTCCTGACCGGCTCGGCCGCCGTCGCCGGTCTCGCGGCCGGCGCCGCGCACGCGCAATCGTCGGTCACGCTGTACGGGATCATGGATGCCGGCATCGAGTACACGAACCACGCGGCGCCAGAAGGCGGCAGCTCCGTCAAGCTGAAGTCGGGCAACAAGAACACGTCGCGCTGGGGTTTGCGCGGCGTCGAGGATCTCGGCGGCGGCCTGAAGGCCGTATTCCGGCTCGAAAGCGGCATCGATCTCGCGAACGGCGCACTCGACGACGGCCCCGACTCGATCTTCGCGCGCCGTGCGACGGTCGGCCTGAAAGGCAAATGGGGCGAGTTGACGCTCGGCCGCAACTACACCGTCACCTACGACTACCTGCTGCCGTTCGACCCGATGGGTTATGCGCAGAACTACTCGTGGGCGAGCGCGTCGATGGCGACCGGCGGCCGCAAGGACGGCATGTTCACGCGCTCGTCGAACGCGGTGCGCTACGACGGCGAGTTCAGCGGCTTCAAGTTCGGCGCGCTGTACGGCTTCGGCAACGTGCCGGGCAGCGTGAAGACCAGCTCGAAATACGACGTCGCGCTCGGCTACGAGAGCGGACCGTTCGCGGCCGTGGTCACGTTCGACCGGCAAAACGGCGCGGCCGACAGCGTGACGCCCGCCGACACGGTCAACTACATCCAGGGGATCCACGCGGGCCTCAGCTACGACTTCGGCAACCTGAAGACGATGGCCGGTTATCGCAACTATCGGCGCACGTTTCACACGAGTGCCGCGAACCAGTTGAGCGATACGTACTGGCTCGGCGGATCGTACCAGTTCACGCCGACGTTCTCGCTGATCGCAGCCGTCTATCACCAGGACATCAAGGGCGGCACCGACGCCGATCCGACGCTCGTGTCGATGCGCGCCAATTACGCGCTGTCGAAGCGTACGATGCTGTATCTGTCGGGCGCGTTCGCGATCGCGAAGCACGACCAGAAGCTCGGCGTGTCGCGCGATTTCGCCGGGTATGGAACGACGCAGGTGGGCGTGACGGCGGGGATTCAGCAGCGGTTTTGA
- a CDS encoding helix-turn-helix domain-containing protein, with amino-acid sequence MHHATTPDMILPVEREMQAAVEGQRMLAAYLATRTDTQRIQIFDDENRAHQVELPTSALRLLVDILAELADGNAVKVVPVHAELTTQEAADLLNVSRPHLIKLLESNALPYHRTGKHRRVRFSDLMRYKAERDQESADAMEELSKQAQDLRMGYE; translated from the coding sequence ATGCATCACGCCACGACACCCGACATGATCTTGCCCGTCGAGCGCGAGATGCAGGCGGCCGTCGAGGGGCAACGCATGCTGGCGGCTTATCTCGCAACACGGACCGATACGCAGCGCATTCAGATTTTTGATGACGAGAACCGAGCCCATCAGGTCGAGCTGCCGACGTCCGCACTTCGTCTGCTGGTGGATATTCTCGCGGAATTGGCGGATGGCAACGCTGTCAAGGTTGTGCCGGTTCATGCGGAATTGACGACGCAGGAAGCGGCAGATCTGCTCAATGTCTCCCGCCCGCATCTGATCAAGCTGCTTGAGTCGAATGCATTGCCCTATCACCGGACGGGCAAGCATCGGCGCGTGCGGTTTTCGGATCTGATGCGCTACAAGGCTGAGCGCGACCAAGAGAGTGCTGACGCAATGGAAGAACTGAGCAAGCAGGCACAGGATCTGCGGATGGGCTACGAATGA
- a CDS encoding ABC transporter permease, which produces MLSTSTRGAAAAVPPHAGNGDAIPALPARSLQPLAGMLRWIVVAVLTVAVALPLGFILFQSLLSAPFFDASKTLGIEGFRFIFRDPDFWSAVKNSFIIAGGMLFISIPLGGILAFLMVRTDLPGRRWLEPLLLTPVFVSPMVLAFGYVVAAGPVGFYSVWFKELFGAQSVPWNVYSIFAITVIVGLTHVPHVYLYSSAALRNLGSDVEEAARVTGARPFRVALDVSLPMTMPALLFAGVLVFFLGFEVFGLPLVLGDPEGHLVLATYLYKLTNKLGVPSYHLMAAVAVCIVAITFPLVLLQRRLLKTANRFVTVKGKAGRSTVLPLGVWRWVALAIVALWLALTVIVPISGIVLRAFVTNWGEGVALGEVLTLANFTELFEQDNLVRAIVNTLGIGVIGGALAVGFYSLVAFAGHRRHDWATKLLDYVVLLPRAVPGLLAGLAFLWIFLFVPGLRELKNSMWSIWIAYTVVWLAYGMRLIQSALLQVGPELEEAGRSVGATRSRVSLDVTLPLVRFGLLAAWLLIFMIFEREYSTAVYLLSPGTEVIGALLVSLWATGAVDQVAALSVINIAMVGVGLGVALRFGVKLHG; this is translated from the coding sequence ATGCTTTCAACCAGCACACGCGGAGCGGCCGCCGCCGTTCCGCCTCACGCCGGCAACGGCGACGCGATTCCCGCGCTGCCCGCACGCAGCCTGCAGCCGCTCGCCGGCATGCTGCGCTGGATCGTCGTCGCGGTGCTGACCGTCGCGGTCGCGCTGCCGCTCGGCTTCATCCTGTTCCAGAGCCTGCTGTCCGCGCCGTTCTTCGACGCCAGCAAGACGCTCGGCATCGAAGGCTTCCGTTTCATCTTCCGCGACCCCGACTTCTGGTCGGCCGTGAAGAACTCGTTCATCATCGCCGGCGGGATGCTGTTCATCTCGATCCCGCTCGGCGGCATCCTCGCATTCCTGATGGTGCGCACCGACCTGCCCGGCCGCCGCTGGCTCGAACCGCTGCTGCTCACGCCCGTGTTCGTGTCGCCGATGGTGCTCGCGTTCGGCTACGTGGTCGCGGCCGGCCCGGTCGGCTTCTACTCGGTGTGGTTCAAGGAACTGTTCGGCGCGCAGAGCGTGCCGTGGAACGTCTATTCGATCTTCGCGATCACGGTAATCGTCGGCCTCACGCACGTGCCGCACGTGTACCTGTACTCGTCGGCCGCGCTGCGCAACCTCGGCTCGGACGTCGAGGAAGCGGCGCGCGTGACGGGCGCGCGGCCGTTCCGCGTCGCGCTCGACGTGAGCCTGCCGATGACGATGCCCGCGCTGCTGTTCGCCGGCGTGCTCGTGTTCTTCCTCGGCTTCGAGGTGTTCGGGCTGCCGCTCGTGCTCGGCGATCCGGAAGGCCATCTCGTACTCGCCACCTATCTGTACAAGCTGACCAACAAGCTCGGCGTGCCGTCGTATCACCTGATGGCCGCGGTCGCGGTGTGCATCGTCGCGATCACGTTTCCGCTCGTGCTGCTGCAGCGCCGCCTGCTGAAGACGGCCAACCGCTTCGTCACCGTGAAGGGCAAGGCCGGCCGTTCGACCGTGCTGCCGCTCGGCGTGTGGCGCTGGGTCGCGCTCGCGATCGTCGCGCTGTGGCTCGCGCTGACCGTGATCGTGCCGATCTCCGGGATCGTGCTGCGCGCGTTCGTCACCAACTGGGGCGAAGGCGTCGCGCTCGGCGAAGTGCTGACACTCGCGAACTTCACCGAGCTGTTCGAACAGGACAACCTCGTGCGCGCGATCGTCAACACGCTCGGCATCGGCGTGATCGGCGGCGCCCTCGCGGTCGGCTTCTACTCGCTGGTCGCGTTCGCGGGCCATCGCCGCCACGACTGGGCGACGAAGCTGCTCGACTACGTCGTGCTGCTGCCGCGCGCGGTGCCGGGCCTGCTCGCCGGTCTCGCGTTCCTCTGGATTTTCCTGTTCGTGCCCGGGCTGCGCGAGCTGAAGAACTCGATGTGGAGCATCTGGATCGCGTATACGGTCGTGTGGCTCGCGTACGGGATGCGGCTGATCCAGAGCGCGCTGCTGCAGGTCGGCCCCGAGCTCGAGGAAGCCGGACGCAGCGTCGGCGCGACGCGCAGCCGCGTGTCGCTCGACGTGACGCTGCCGCTCGTGCGCTTCGGGCTGCTCGCCGCGTGGCTGCTGATCTTCATGATCTTCGAGCGCGAATACTCGACCGCCGTCTATCTGCTGTCGCCCGGCACCGAAGTGATCGGCGCGCTGCTCGTGTCGCTGTGGGCGACCGGCGCGGTCGATCAGGTCGCCGCGCTCTCTGTCATCAACATTGCGATGGTCGGCGTCGGTCTCGGCGTGGCCCTGCGTTTCGGAGTGAAACTTCATGGATAA
- a CDS encoding AraC family transcriptional regulator, which yields MSAPLLPARLVLGDDGPFVAAAVLTQRDARTTAPHAHARGQLVGALSGLLSIGLDDQDWVVPAIHAIWIPPHCRHGLQSFGPFSGWSVFVAEARCGALPSEPRAIRTTPLLREAVRRAATWDGSALDAAQARIAEVIVDEIAAADAQSLGLVRPRDPRLVRITDALAADLADNRRLEDWARWAGLGARTLSRRFVAETGLTFAQWRQQARLMRALEKVADGVPVTTIALDLGYENVSAFIDMFRRALGTTPGKYGELTRLEASKERTSS from the coding sequence ATGTCCGCCCCCCTTCTTCCCGCGCGGCTCGTGCTCGGCGACGATGGTCCGTTCGTCGCCGCGGCCGTGCTCACGCAGCGCGATGCGCGTACGACCGCGCCGCATGCGCATGCGCGTGGGCAGCTCGTCGGCGCCCTGAGCGGACTGCTGTCGATCGGGCTCGACGATCAGGACTGGGTCGTACCGGCGATCCATGCGATCTGGATTCCGCCGCACTGCCGGCACGGGCTGCAGTCGTTCGGACCGTTTTCGGGATGGTCGGTGTTCGTGGCCGAGGCGCGCTGCGGCGCCTTGCCGTCGGAACCGCGCGCGATCCGCACGACGCCGTTGCTGCGCGAAGCCGTGCGGCGCGCCGCGACTTGGGATGGATCGGCGCTCGACGCCGCGCAGGCGCGGATCGCCGAGGTGATCGTCGACGAGATCGCCGCGGCGGACGCGCAGTCGCTCGGGCTCGTGCGGCCGCGCGACCCACGGCTCGTGCGAATCACCGATGCGCTCGCGGCCGATCTGGCCGACAACCGCCGCCTCGAAGACTGGGCGCGCTGGGCCGGGCTCGGCGCGCGCACGCTGAGCCGGCGCTTCGTCGCGGAGACGGGGCTGACGTTCGCGCAGTGGCGTCAGCAGGCGCGGCTGATGCGCGCGCTCGAGAAAGTGGCCGACGGTGTGCCGGTCACGACGATCGCGCTCGATCTCGGCTACGAGAACGTGAGCGCGTTCATCGACATGTTTCGGCGTGCGCTCGGGACGACGCCGGGGAAGTATGGGGAGCTGACGCGACTTGAAGCCAGCAAGGAGCGAACTTCGTCATGA